One window of the Verrucomicrobiales bacterium genome contains the following:
- a CDS encoding alpha-E domain-containing protein, producing MLSRVADSIYWMSRYVERAENVARFIDVNLNLMLDAPSGADQQWEPLVNTTGDHELFAKRYGKPTQHNVIHFLTFDRENPNSMISCLRSARENARSVREIISSEMWLQLNKFYLMVNDAASSERHTESPHDFYTQVKLSSHLFTGVTEATMTHGEPWHFCRLGRKLERADKTSRILDVKYFILLRSVAEVGTAFDDIQWAAVLRSASAFEMYRKRHGRISPKGIVHFLLLDSEFPRAIRFCLNCAQDSLHRISGTPIGSFKNNAERLMGQLSSDLAYVNVDEILNQGLHEYLDDLQNRVNAIGGSVFDTFFARQSAVAPTLARRGLSQ from the coding sequence ATGCTGAGCCGTGTTGCTGACTCGATTTATTGGATGAGCCGCTATGTGGAGCGCGCTGAGAACGTTGCGCGGTTCATTGATGTGAATCTTAACCTCATGCTCGATGCTCCGAGCGGGGCGGATCAACAGTGGGAGCCGTTGGTCAACACCACCGGTGACCATGAGCTGTTTGCCAAGCGCTATGGCAAGCCGACCCAGCACAACGTCATTCATTTTCTGACGTTTGATCGGGAGAATCCTAACTCGATGATTTCCTGTCTGCGTTCTGCGCGCGAGAATGCGCGCTCGGTGCGCGAGATCATCTCGTCGGAAATGTGGCTTCAGCTCAACAAGTTTTACCTGATGGTGAACGATGCCGCTTCGTCCGAGCGGCACACCGAGTCACCTCATGACTTCTACACCCAGGTCAAACTTTCCAGCCACCTATTCACCGGAGTCACCGAAGCCACGATGACCCACGGAGAGCCGTGGCATTTCTGTCGGCTCGGCCGCAAGCTCGAGCGGGCGGACAAGACTTCGCGGATCTTGGACGTGAAGTACTTCATCCTGCTGAGGTCGGTGGCGGAGGTGGGTACTGCCTTTGACGATATCCAATGGGCGGCGGTGTTGCGATCGGCGAGCGCCTTTGAGATGTATCGTAAGCGTCACGGTCGAATCTCCCCCAAGGGGATCGTGCATTTCCTCCTCCTCGACTCCGAGTTTCCGCGAGCCATTCGCTTCTGTCTGAACTGCGCCCAGGACAGCCTGCACCGTATCTCGGGAACTCCCATTGGGAGTTTCAAGAACAATGCCGAGCGCTTGATGGGGCAGCTGAGCTCCGATCTCGCCTATGTCAATGTCGATGAGATCTTGAATCAAGGTCTGCATGAATATTTGGACGACCTGCAAAACCGGGTGAATGCGATCGGCGGGAGCGTTTTTGACACCTTTTTCGCCCGTCAGTCGGCGGTTGCGCCCACCTTGGCACGCCGAGGATTGAGTCAATGA
- a CDS encoding circularly permuted type 2 ATP-grasp protein, translating to MNLANYNIEGFFDEMFGESGEPRAAAKPLARNMASLPEGELNLRQRAADRALVQMGITFNVYGETAGVEKTLPFDLIPRIVPATEWDRIDRGLKQRIGALNLFLDDLYHDQKIIKDGVVPEHVILSSKGFRQQCIGINPPRGVWCHITGTDLVRHRDGQIYVLEDNLRCPSGVSYVLENRHLMKSLFPEIFASSRIRPVASYPIRLRDMLDSLAPEGVSSPRVVLLTPGMFNSAYFEHSFLAQQMGVELVEGGDLVVSDGYVWMRTTHGLERVDVIYRRIDDDFLDPEAFRPDSMLGVPGIMEVYKAGNVALANAPGTGVADDKVVYAYIPRVIKYYTGEDAILPNVPTYICDEPGDLAYVLEHLPELVVKAANESGGYGMLIGPHSTKEDQAEFAKRIQANPRNYIAQPTLSLSRVPTMVGDHLEGRHVDLRPYVLYGKEIFVLPGGLTRVALKKGSLVVNSSQGGGSKDTWVLAERPLDDGELEPVARQPQSLSQTQTPGQSQSQSQSQSQTQAPVGVPSPC from the coding sequence ATGAACCTCGCCAATTATAATATCGAAGGGTTCTTCGACGAAATGTTCGGAGAGAGTGGTGAACCACGGGCCGCAGCTAAACCCTTGGCCCGCAACATGGCATCCCTACCTGAAGGGGAGCTGAATTTGCGCCAGCGAGCCGCCGATCGGGCCCTGGTCCAGATGGGGATCACCTTCAATGTGTACGGTGAAACCGCGGGGGTAGAGAAAACTTTGCCGTTCGACCTGATTCCCCGAATCGTTCCTGCCACAGAGTGGGATCGGATTGACCGGGGCCTTAAGCAGCGGATCGGAGCTCTCAACCTCTTTCTCGACGATCTCTATCACGATCAGAAAATCATTAAGGATGGAGTAGTCCCTGAACATGTCATCCTTTCCTCCAAGGGGTTCCGCCAGCAGTGCATCGGGATCAATCCTCCGCGTGGGGTTTGGTGTCACATTACGGGGACCGACTTGGTCCGGCATCGGGATGGCCAGATTTATGTCTTGGAGGACAACCTGCGCTGTCCGTCCGGGGTTTCCTACGTTCTGGAAAACCGGCATCTGATGAAGAGCCTGTTTCCCGAGATTTTCGCGTCGTCTCGGATCCGCCCGGTGGCAAGCTATCCGATCCGGCTGCGAGACATGTTGGATTCGCTGGCACCGGAAGGGGTGAGCTCGCCGCGCGTTGTCTTGCTGACTCCCGGGATGTTTAATTCCGCGTATTTCGAACACTCGTTCTTAGCCCAGCAGATGGGCGTGGAACTGGTCGAAGGGGGCGACTTGGTGGTTTCGGATGGTTACGTGTGGATGCGCACCACGCATGGATTGGAGCGCGTTGATGTGATCTATCGTCGGATTGACGACGACTTCCTGGATCCTGAGGCTTTCCGTCCTGATTCCATGCTGGGTGTTCCAGGCATCATGGAGGTCTACAAAGCGGGCAACGTGGCCTTGGCGAACGCGCCGGGGACAGGAGTGGCGGATGACAAGGTGGTCTATGCTTACATTCCCCGGGTCATCAAGTATTATACCGGCGAGGATGCCATTCTTCCCAACGTGCCCACCTACATCTGTGACGAGCCGGGGGATTTGGCGTATGTGCTCGAGCATTTGCCGGAATTGGTAGTCAAGGCCGCGAACGAGTCGGGAGGCTATGGAATGCTGATTGGTCCGCATTCCACCAAGGAAGATCAGGCGGAGTTTGCGAAGCGGATTCAGGCGAATCCGCGCAACTACATTGCTCAACCCACGCTCAGCCTTTCGCGAGTGCCGACGATGGTGGGAGATCATTTAGAAGGCCGACATGTAGATTTGCGGCCCTATGTGCTTTACGGAAAAGAAATCTTCGTGTTGCCCGGCGGACTCACCCGAGTGGCTTTGAAGAAAGGCTCCTTGGTGGTGAATTCCTCCCAAGGTGGAGGAAGCAAGGACACCTGGGTGCTCGCCGAGCGGCCTTTGGACGACGGGGAGCTTGAGCCCGTGGCCAGACAGCCTCAATCGCTCTCCCAAACGCAAACACCAGGTCAGTCTCAATCTCAATCTCAATCTCAATCGCAAACCCAAGCTCCGGTAGGAGTGCCCTCGCCATGCTGA